In Populus alba chromosome 1, ASM523922v2, whole genome shotgun sequence, a single window of DNA contains:
- the LOC118039312 gene encoding haloacid dehalogenase-like hydrolase domain-containing protein Sgpp, producing the protein MTVSSAENIVDDATFSLSRLAPLEAILFDVDGTLCDSDPLHHYAFREMLQEINFNDGVPITEEFFVKNIAGKHNEDIALTLFPDDLQRGLKFTDDKEAMFRRLASEQLKPINGLYKLKKWVEDRGLKRAAVTNAPRANAELMISLLGLSDFFHAVIIGDDCQHAKPHPEPYLKALEVLNVSKDHTFVCEDSVSGIKAGVAAGMPVVGLTTRNPEHLLLEAKPTLLIKDYEDPKLWTALEELDKQAAAAKPAA; encoded by the exons ATGACGGTTTCTTCTGCAGAAAATATTGTTGATGATGc TACATTCTCTCTCTCCAGGCTTGCTCCTTTGGAAGCGATACTATTTGATGTTGATGGGACTCTCTGTGATTCAGATCCCCTCCACCATTATGCCTTCCGAGAAATGCTTCAAGAG ATAAATTTCAATGATGGGGTCCCAATTACGGAGGAATTCTTTGTTAAGAATATTGCTGGCAAGCATAATGAGGATATTGCTTTGACCCTCTTTCCCGATGATCTCCAGCGAGGCTTAAAATTCACGGATGATAAGGAAGCCATGTTTCGAAG GTTGGCATCTGAGCAACTTAAGCCTATAAATGGTCTATACAAATTGAAGAAATGGGTTGAAGACCGTGGGCTGAAACGAGCTGCAGTTACGAATGCTCCAAGAGCAAATGCTGAACTCATGATCTCACTTCTGGGCCTCTCAGATTTTTTCCATGCTGTTATCATTGGGGATGATTGTCAACATGCCAAACCACACCCAGAACCCTACTTGAAGGCTCTTGAAGTACTCAATGTGTCAAAGGACCACACCTTTGTGTGCGAG GATTCTGTTTCAGGCATAAAAGCTGGGGTGGCCGCCGGGATGCCTGTTGTTGGTTTAACTACCAGAAACCCAGAACATTTATTGCTGGAGGCAAAGCCTACACTTCTTATAAAGGATTATGAAGATCCGAAGTTGTGGACAGCTCTGGAAGAACTTGATAAGCAAGCAGCTGCTGCAAAACCTGCTGCTTGA
- the LOC118039313 gene encoding haloacid dehalogenase-like hydrolase domain-containing protein Sgpp: MTASSGENSAERKSSLSGFAPLEAVLFDVDGTLCDSDPLHYFTFREMLQEINFNGGVPITEKFFSEKLSGKHNEDMALVLFPDDIEGGMKFLADKEAVFRRLAPERLKAVNGLYKMKKWVEDHGLKRAAVTNAPRENAELIISILGLTDFFEALIIGSECEHPKPHPDPYLKALEALKVSKDHTFVFEDSVSGIKAGVAAGLPVVGLTTGNPEHALVEANPTLLLKDYNDPKLWAALEELESAGKAVA, encoded by the exons atgacagCTTCTTCTGGTGAAAACTCGGCTGAGAG AAAAAGCTCTCTTTCTGGATTTGCTCCACTGGAAGCTGTATTATTTGATGTTGATGGAACTTTATGCGATTCTGATCCCCTTCACTATTTTACCTTTCGAGAAATGCTTCAAGAG ATAAATTTCAACGGAGGGGTTCCTATTACCGAGAAGTTCTTCTCTGAGAAACTTTCTGGCAAGCACAATGAAGATATGGCTTTGGTTCTCTTCCCTGATGATATTGAAGGAGGCATGAAATTTCTTGCTGATAAAGAAGCTGTGTTTCGGAG ATTGGCCCCGGAAAGATTGAAGGCTGTAAATGGCTTATACAAAATGAAGAAATGGGTTGAAGATCATGGCTTGAAACGGGCTGCAGTCACTAACGCTCCAAGAGAGAATGCTGAACTCATCATATCGATTCTGGGGCTCACAGATTTCTTTGAAGCTCTTATAATAGGAAGTGAATGTGAGCATCCAAAACCACACCCAGACCCCTACTTGAAGGCTCTTGAAGCACTCAAGGTGTCAAAAGACCACACTTTTGTATTTGAG GATTCTGTTTCAGGGATAAAAGCTGGAGTGGCAGCTGGGTTGCCGGTTGTTGGGTTGACTACAGGGAACCCAGAGCATGCGCTGGTGGAAGCAAACCCTACCCTTCTCCTCAAGGATTATAATGATCCGAAACTCTGGGCAGCACTGGAAGAGCTTGAGAGTGCAGGAAAAGCTGTAGCTTGA